A single genomic interval of Oryctolagus cuniculus chromosome 19, mOryCun1.1, whole genome shotgun sequence harbors:
- the ATXN2L gene encoding ataxin-2-like protein isoform X3, with amino-acid sequence MLKPQPPQQTSQPQQPPPTQQAVARRPPGGTSPPNGGLPGPLAAAAAATPPGPPAAASPCLGPAAAAGTGLRRGAEGILAPQPPPPPQQPPPHQERPGAGAIGSARGQSTGKGPPQSPVFEGVYNNSRMLHFLTAVVGSTCDVKVKNGTTYEGIFKTLSSKFELAVDAVHRKASEPAGGPRREDIVDTMVFKPSDVMLVHFRNVDFNYATKDKFTDSAIAMNSKVNGEHKEKVLQRWEGGDSNSDDYDLESDMSNGWDPNEMFKFNEENYGVKTTYDSSLSSYTVPLEKDNSEEFRQRELRAAQLAREIESSPQYRLRIAMENDDGRTEEEKHSAVQRQSSGRESPSLASREGKYIPLPQRVREGPRGGVRCSSSRGGRPGLSALPPRGPHHLDNSSPGPGSEARGINGGPSRMSPKAQRPLRGAKTLSSPSSRPSGEASVPSPPAVGRMYPPRSPKSAAPAPISASCPEPPIGSAVATSSASIPVTSSVADGGVGSISPASPKISLAPTDVKELSAKEPGRTLEPQELARITGKVPGLQNEQKRFQLEELRKFGAQFKLQPSSSPETSLDPFPPRILKEEAKGKEKEVDGLLTSEPLASPVSSKTESVSDKEDKTPLVPAGGTEGPEQPPPPCPSQTGSPPVGLIKGDDKDEGPVAEQVKKSTLNPNAKEFNPTKPLLSVNKSTSTPTSPGPRTHSTPSIPVLTGQSGLYSPQYISYIPQIHMGPAVQAPQMYPYPVSNSVPGQQGKYRGAKGSLPPQRSDQHQPASAPPMMQAAAAAGPPLVAATPYSSYIPYNPQQFPGQPAMMQPMAHYPSQQPVFAPMLQSNPRMLTSGSHPQAIVSSSTPQYPSAEQPTPQALYATVHQSYPHHATQLHAHQPQPATTPTGSQPQSQHAAPSPVQHQAGQAPHLGSGQPQQNLYHPGALTGTPPSLPPGPSAQSPQSSFPQPAAVYAIHPHQQLPHGFTNMAHVTQAHVQTGITAAPPPHPGAPHPPQVMLLHPPQSHGGPPQGAVPQSGVPALSASTPSPYPYIGHPQGEQPGQAPGFPGGADDRILCRVGRSHSRRRQGLAPGSVLCFPPSSLSCDPAAPLPTASPALSDPDCLLT; translated from the exons gggacagagcacaggaaagggaCCCCCACAGTCACCT GTGTTTGAAGGTGTCTATAACAATTCCAGAATGCTGCATTTCCTTACAGCTGTTGTG GGCTCCACTTGTGACGTAAAAGTGAAGAATGGCACCACCTACGAGGGTATCTTCAAGACACTGAGCTCAAAG TTTGAACTCGCCGTAGATGCTGTGCACCGGAAAGCGTCTGAGCCAGCAGGCGGCCCCCGTCGGGAAGATATTGTGGACACCATGGTGTTTAAGCCAAGTGATGTCATGCTCGTCCACTTCCGAAATGTCGACTTCAATTACGCTACTAAAG ACAAGTTCACCGATTCAGCCATTGCCATGAACTCGAAGGTGAACGGGGAACACAAAGAGAAGGTGCTTCAGCGCTGGGAGGGGGGCGACAGCAACAGCGACGACTACGACCTGGAGTCAGACATG TCCAATGGATGGGACCCCAATGAAATGTTCAAGTTCAATGAGGAGAACTACGGTGTGAAGACTACCTACGATAGTAGTCTCTCTTCTTACAC GGTGCCCTTAGAAAAGGACAACTCTGAAGAGTTCCGTCAGCGGGAGCTGCGCGCAGCCCAGCTGGCACGAGAGATTGAGTCCAGCCCCCAGTACCGCCTGCGGATCGCCATGGAGAATGACGATGGGCGCACCGAAGAGGAGAAGCACAGTGCGGTCCAACGGCAGAGTTCCGGGCGCGAGAGCCCCAGCTTGGCGTCCAG GGAAGGGAAGTACATCCCTCTGCCTCAGCGTGTTCGCGAGGGGCCTCGGGGAGGAGTGCGCTGCAGCAGCTCTCGGGGTGGCCGGCCCGGCCTGAGCGCTCTGCCGCCTCGTGGCCCTCACCATCTGGACAacagcagccctggcccaggctccGAGGCACGAGGCATCAACGGAG gcccTTCCCGCATGTCCCCTAAGGCACAGCGGCCCCTGCGAGGTGCCAAGACTCTGTCCTCGCCCAGCAGCAGGCCCTCTGGGGAAGCTTCTGTCCCATCTCCCCCTGCAG TGGGCCGGATGTACCCGCCACGCTCGCCCAAGTCTGCTGCACCTGCCCCAATCTCAGCTTCCTGTCCTGAGCCTCCCATCGGTTCGGCAGTGGCAACTTCTTCAGCCTCCATCCCTGTGACCTCATCCGTCGCAGATGGTGGCGTGGGTTCCATTTCCCCAGCTTCTCCAAAGATCTCACTGGCCCCTACAGATG TAAAAGAACTGTCCGCCAAGGAACCCGGCCGGACTCTGGAGCCCCAGGAACTGGCCCGGATAACTGGGAAAG TCCCTGGCCTTCAGAATGAACAGAAACGATTTCAGCTGGAAGAACTGAGGAAGTTTGGGGCCCAGTTCAAG cttcagcccagtaGCTCCCCTGAGACCAGCCTGGATCCTTTTCCTCCTCGGATCTTAAAGGAGGAAGccaaagggaaggaaaaggaggtCGATGGTCTGTTGACCTCAGAGCCCTTGGCATCCCCGGTCTCCTCTAAGACAGAGTCCGTATCGGATAAAGAGGACAAAACACCCCTGGTACCAGCTGGAGGCACCGAGGGGCCAGAACAGCCCCCACCACCTTGTCCAAGCCAAACTGGCAGCCCCCCAGTGGGCCTCATCAAGGGAGATGACAAGGATGAGGGCCCTGTTGCTGA ACAAGTAAAGAAATCAACGTTGAACCCTAATGCCAAGGAATTCAATCCTACAAAGCCTCTGCTATCTGTG AACAAATCCACCAGTACCCCAACTTCTCCAGGGCCCCGGACTCACTCAACTCCCTCCATCCCGGTGCTGACAGGCCAGAGCGGGCTCTACAGCCCCCAGTATATCTCCTACATACCTCAGATTCACATGGGACCAGCTGTGCAG GCGCCCCAGATGTATCCATATCCTGTATCCAATTCAGTGCCTGGGCAGCAGGGCAAGTaccggggagcaaaag GCTCTCTGCCCCCCCAGCGCTCGGACCAGCACCAGCCAGCCTCAGCCCCGCCCATGATGcaggctgccgccgccgccggcccacCCCTGGTGGCTGCCACACCATATTCTTCCTACATCCCCTACAACCCCCAGCAGTTCCCAGGCCAGCCTGCTATGATGCAACCCATGGCCCACTACCCCTCACAG CAGCCCGTGTTTGCCCCCATGCTTCAAAGCAATCCACGCATGCTGACGTCGGGCAGCCACCCCCAGGCCATTGTGTCATCCTCCACCCCTCAGTACCCTTCTGCAGAGCAGCCCACCCCCCAAGCCCTTTATG CCACTGTTCACCAGTCCTATCCGCACCATGCCACGCAGCTCCACGCCCACCAGCCGCAGCCGGCAACCACGCCTACTGGGAGCCAGCCGCAGTCTCAGCATGCGGCCCCCAGTCCTGTCCAG CATCAGGCGGGGCAGGCCCCACACCTGGGCAGTGGACAGCCACAGCAGAATCTGTACCACCCAGGGGCCCTGACAGGCACGCCGCCCTCTCTGCCACCGGGACCTTCTGCCCAGTCCCCTCAGAGCAGCTTCCCCCAGCCAGCCGCTGTGTATGCCATCCACCCCCACCAGCAGCTGCCCCACGGCTTCACCAACATGGCCCATGTTACCCAG GCCCATGTCCAAACTGGAATCacagcagccccgccccctcaccctGGGGCTCCCCACCCGCCCCAGGTGATGCTGCTGCACCCACCCCAGAGCCATGGGGGGCCCCCCCAAGGCGCGGTGCCCCAGAGTGGGGTGCCTGCACTCTCAGCTTCCACACCCTCACCCTACCCCTACATCGGACACCCCCAAGGTGAGCAGCCTGGCCAGGCGCCTGGATTTCCAGGAGGAGCCGATGACAGGATTC TATGTAGGGTGGGCAGAAGCCACAGTCGCCGCCGCCAGGggcttgctcctggctctgtcctttgCTTCCCTCCGTCCTCGCTCAGTTGTGATCcagcagcccccctccccactgcctccccagctcTCAGTGACCCCGACTGTCTCCTGACTTAG
- the ATXN2L gene encoding ataxin-2-like protein isoform X28, with translation MLHFLTAVVGSTCDVKVKNGTTYEGIFKTLSSKFELAVDAVHRKASEPAGGPRREDIVDTMVFKPSDVMLVHFRNVDFNYATKDKFTDSAIAMNSKVNGEHKEKVLQRWEGGDSNSDDYDLESDMSNGWDPNEMFKFNEENYGVKTTYDSSLSSYTVPLEKDNSEEFRQRELRAAQLAREIESSPQYRLRIAMENDDGRTEEEKHSAVQRQSSGRESPSLASREGKYIPLPQRVREGPRGGVRCSSSRGGRPGLSALPPRGPHHLDNSSPGPGSEARGINGGPSRMSPKAQRPLRGAKTLSSPSSRPSGEASVPSPPAVGRMYPPRSPKSAAPAPISASCPEPPIGSAVATSSASIPVTSSVADGGVGSISPASPKISLAPTDVKELSAKEPGRTLEPQELARITGKVPGLQNEQKRFQLEELRKFGAQFKLQPSSSPETSLDPFPPRILKEEAKGKEKEVDGLLTSEPLASPVSSKTESVSDKEDKTPLVPAGGTEGPEQPPPPCPSQTGSPPVGLIKGDDKDEGPVAEQVKKSTLNPNAKEFNPTKPLLSVNKSTSTPTSPGPRTHSTPSIPVLTGQSGLYSPQYISYIPQIHMGPAVQAPQMYPYPVSNSVPGQQGKYRGAKGSLPPQRSDQHQPASAPPMMQAAAAAGPPLVAATPYSSYIPYNPQQFPGQPAMMQPMAHYPSQQPVFAPMLQSNPRMLTSGSHPQAIVSSSTPQYPSAEQPTPQALYATVHQSYPHHATQLHAHQPQPATTPTGSQPQSQHAAPSPVQHQAGQAPHLGSGQPQQNLYHPGALTGTPPSLPPGPSAQSPQSSFPQPAAVYAIHPHQQLPHGFTNMAHVTQAHVQTGITAAPPPHPGAPHPPQVMLLHPPQSHGGPPQGAVPQSGVPALSASTPSPYPYIGHPQGEQPGQAPGFPGGADDRILCRVGRSHSRRRQGLAPGSVLCFPPSSLSCDPAAPLPTASPALSDPDCLLT, from the exons ATGCTGCATTTCCTTACAGCTGTTGTG GGCTCCACTTGTGACGTAAAAGTGAAGAATGGCACCACCTACGAGGGTATCTTCAAGACACTGAGCTCAAAG TTTGAACTCGCCGTAGATGCTGTGCACCGGAAAGCGTCTGAGCCAGCAGGCGGCCCCCGTCGGGAAGATATTGTGGACACCATGGTGTTTAAGCCAAGTGATGTCATGCTCGTCCACTTCCGAAATGTCGACTTCAATTACGCTACTAAAG ACAAGTTCACCGATTCAGCCATTGCCATGAACTCGAAGGTGAACGGGGAACACAAAGAGAAGGTGCTTCAGCGCTGGGAGGGGGGCGACAGCAACAGCGACGACTACGACCTGGAGTCAGACATG TCCAATGGATGGGACCCCAATGAAATGTTCAAGTTCAATGAGGAGAACTACGGTGTGAAGACTACCTACGATAGTAGTCTCTCTTCTTACAC GGTGCCCTTAGAAAAGGACAACTCTGAAGAGTTCCGTCAGCGGGAGCTGCGCGCAGCCCAGCTGGCACGAGAGATTGAGTCCAGCCCCCAGTACCGCCTGCGGATCGCCATGGAGAATGACGATGGGCGCACCGAAGAGGAGAAGCACAGTGCGGTCCAACGGCAGAGTTCCGGGCGCGAGAGCCCCAGCTTGGCGTCCAG GGAAGGGAAGTACATCCCTCTGCCTCAGCGTGTTCGCGAGGGGCCTCGGGGAGGAGTGCGCTGCAGCAGCTCTCGGGGTGGCCGGCCCGGCCTGAGCGCTCTGCCGCCTCGTGGCCCTCACCATCTGGACAacagcagccctggcccaggctccGAGGCACGAGGCATCAACGGAG gcccTTCCCGCATGTCCCCTAAGGCACAGCGGCCCCTGCGAGGTGCCAAGACTCTGTCCTCGCCCAGCAGCAGGCCCTCTGGGGAAGCTTCTGTCCCATCTCCCCCTGCAG TGGGCCGGATGTACCCGCCACGCTCGCCCAAGTCTGCTGCACCTGCCCCAATCTCAGCTTCCTGTCCTGAGCCTCCCATCGGTTCGGCAGTGGCAACTTCTTCAGCCTCCATCCCTGTGACCTCATCCGTCGCAGATGGTGGCGTGGGTTCCATTTCCCCAGCTTCTCCAAAGATCTCACTGGCCCCTACAGATG TAAAAGAACTGTCCGCCAAGGAACCCGGCCGGACTCTGGAGCCCCAGGAACTGGCCCGGATAACTGGGAAAG TCCCTGGCCTTCAGAATGAACAGAAACGATTTCAGCTGGAAGAACTGAGGAAGTTTGGGGCCCAGTTCAAG cttcagcccagtaGCTCCCCTGAGACCAGCCTGGATCCTTTTCCTCCTCGGATCTTAAAGGAGGAAGccaaagggaaggaaaaggaggtCGATGGTCTGTTGACCTCAGAGCCCTTGGCATCCCCGGTCTCCTCTAAGACAGAGTCCGTATCGGATAAAGAGGACAAAACACCCCTGGTACCAGCTGGAGGCACCGAGGGGCCAGAACAGCCCCCACCACCTTGTCCAAGCCAAACTGGCAGCCCCCCAGTGGGCCTCATCAAGGGAGATGACAAGGATGAGGGCCCTGTTGCTGA ACAAGTAAAGAAATCAACGTTGAACCCTAATGCCAAGGAATTCAATCCTACAAAGCCTCTGCTATCTGTG AACAAATCCACCAGTACCCCAACTTCTCCAGGGCCCCGGACTCACTCAACTCCCTCCATCCCGGTGCTGACAGGCCAGAGCGGGCTCTACAGCCCCCAGTATATCTCCTACATACCTCAGATTCACATGGGACCAGCTGTGCAG GCGCCCCAGATGTATCCATATCCTGTATCCAATTCAGTGCCTGGGCAGCAGGGCAAGTaccggggagcaaaag GCTCTCTGCCCCCCCAGCGCTCGGACCAGCACCAGCCAGCCTCAGCCCCGCCCATGATGcaggctgccgccgccgccggcccacCCCTGGTGGCTGCCACACCATATTCTTCCTACATCCCCTACAACCCCCAGCAGTTCCCAGGCCAGCCTGCTATGATGCAACCCATGGCCCACTACCCCTCACAG CAGCCCGTGTTTGCCCCCATGCTTCAAAGCAATCCACGCATGCTGACGTCGGGCAGCCACCCCCAGGCCATTGTGTCATCCTCCACCCCTCAGTACCCTTCTGCAGAGCAGCCCACCCCCCAAGCCCTTTATG CCACTGTTCACCAGTCCTATCCGCACCATGCCACGCAGCTCCACGCCCACCAGCCGCAGCCGGCAACCACGCCTACTGGGAGCCAGCCGCAGTCTCAGCATGCGGCCCCCAGTCCTGTCCAG CATCAGGCGGGGCAGGCCCCACACCTGGGCAGTGGACAGCCACAGCAGAATCTGTACCACCCAGGGGCCCTGACAGGCACGCCGCCCTCTCTGCCACCGGGACCTTCTGCCCAGTCCCCTCAGAGCAGCTTCCCCCAGCCAGCCGCTGTGTATGCCATCCACCCCCACCAGCAGCTGCCCCACGGCTTCACCAACATGGCCCATGTTACCCAG GCCCATGTCCAAACTGGAATCacagcagccccgccccctcaccctGGGGCTCCCCACCCGCCCCAGGTGATGCTGCTGCACCCACCCCAGAGCCATGGGGGGCCCCCCCAAGGCGCGGTGCCCCAGAGTGGGGTGCCTGCACTCTCAGCTTCCACACCCTCACCCTACCCCTACATCGGACACCCCCAAGGTGAGCAGCCTGGCCAGGCGCCTGGATTTCCAGGAGGAGCCGATGACAGGATTC TATGTAGGGTGGGCAGAAGCCACAGTCGCCGCCGCCAGGggcttgctcctggctctgtcctttgCTTCCCTCCGTCCTCGCTCAGTTGTGATCcagcagcccccctccccactgcctccccagctcTCAGTGACCCCGACTGTCTCCTGACTTAG
- the ATXN2L gene encoding ataxin-2-like protein isoform X29: MLHFLTAVVGSTCDVKVKNGTTYEGIFKTLSSKFELAVDAVHRKASEPAGGPRREDIVDTMVFKPSDVMLVHFRNVDFNYATKDKFTDSAIAMNSKVNGEHKEKVLQRWEGGDSNSDDYDLESDMSNGWDPNEMFKFNEENYGVKTTYDSSLSSYTVPLEKDNSEEFRQRELRAAQLAREIESSPQYRLRIAMENDDGRTEEEKHSAVQRQSSGRESPSLASREGKYIPLPQRVREGPRGGVRCSSSRGGRPGLSALPPRGPHHLDNSSPGPGSEARGINGGPSRMSPKAQRPLRGAKTLSSPSSRPSGEASVPSPPAALPFLPVGRMYPPRSPKSAAPAPISASCPEPPIGSAVATSSASIPVTSSVADGGVGSISPASPKISLAPTDVKELSAKEPGRTLEPQELARITGKVPGLQNEQKRFQLEELRKFGAQFKLQPSSSPETSLDPFPPRILKEEAKGKEKEVDGLLTSEPLASPVSSKTESVSDKEDKTPLVPAGGTEGPEQPPPPCPSQTGSPPVGLIKGDDKDEGPVAEQVKKSTLNPNAKEFNPTKPLLSVNKSTSTPTSPGPRTHSTPSIPVLTGQSGLYSPQYISYIPQIHMGPAVQAPQMYPYPVSNSVPGQQGKYRGAKGSLPPQRSDQHQPASAPPMMQAAAAAGPPLVAATPYSSYIPYNPQQFPGQPAMMQPMAHYPSQPVFAPMLQSNPRMLTSGSHPQAIVSSSTPQYPSAEQPTPQALYATVHQSYPHHATQLHAHQPQPATTPTGSQPQSQHAAPSPVQHQAGQAPHLGSGQPQQNLYHPGALTGTPPSLPPGPSAQSPQSSFPQPAAVYAIHPHQQLPHGFTNMAHVTQAHVQTGITAAPPPHPGAPHPPQVMLLHPPQSHGGPPQGAVPQSGVPALSASTPSPYPYIGHPQVQSHPSQQLPFHPPGN, from the exons ATGCTGCATTTCCTTACAGCTGTTGTG GGCTCCACTTGTGACGTAAAAGTGAAGAATGGCACCACCTACGAGGGTATCTTCAAGACACTGAGCTCAAAG TTTGAACTCGCCGTAGATGCTGTGCACCGGAAAGCGTCTGAGCCAGCAGGCGGCCCCCGTCGGGAAGATATTGTGGACACCATGGTGTTTAAGCCAAGTGATGTCATGCTCGTCCACTTCCGAAATGTCGACTTCAATTACGCTACTAAAG ACAAGTTCACCGATTCAGCCATTGCCATGAACTCGAAGGTGAACGGGGAACACAAAGAGAAGGTGCTTCAGCGCTGGGAGGGGGGCGACAGCAACAGCGACGACTACGACCTGGAGTCAGACATG TCCAATGGATGGGACCCCAATGAAATGTTCAAGTTCAATGAGGAGAACTACGGTGTGAAGACTACCTACGATAGTAGTCTCTCTTCTTACAC GGTGCCCTTAGAAAAGGACAACTCTGAAGAGTTCCGTCAGCGGGAGCTGCGCGCAGCCCAGCTGGCACGAGAGATTGAGTCCAGCCCCCAGTACCGCCTGCGGATCGCCATGGAGAATGACGATGGGCGCACCGAAGAGGAGAAGCACAGTGCGGTCCAACGGCAGAGTTCCGGGCGCGAGAGCCCCAGCTTGGCGTCCAG GGAAGGGAAGTACATCCCTCTGCCTCAGCGTGTTCGCGAGGGGCCTCGGGGAGGAGTGCGCTGCAGCAGCTCTCGGGGTGGCCGGCCCGGCCTGAGCGCTCTGCCGCCTCGTGGCCCTCACCATCTGGACAacagcagccctggcccaggctccGAGGCACGAGGCATCAACGGAG gcccTTCCCGCATGTCCCCTAAGGCACAGCGGCCCCTGCGAGGTGCCAAGACTCTGTCCTCGCCCAGCAGCAGGCCCTCTGGGGAAGCTTCTGTCCCATCTCCCCCTGCAG CTCTCCCTTTTCTTCCAGTGGGCCGGATGTACCCGCCACGCTCGCCCAAGTCTGCTGCACCTGCCCCAATCTCAGCTTCCTGTCCTGAGCCTCCCATCGGTTCGGCAGTGGCAACTTCTTCAGCCTCCATCCCTGTGACCTCATCCGTCGCAGATGGTGGCGTGGGTTCCATTTCCCCAGCTTCTCCAAAGATCTCACTGGCCCCTACAGATG TAAAAGAACTGTCCGCCAAGGAACCCGGCCGGACTCTGGAGCCCCAGGAACTGGCCCGGATAACTGGGAAAG TCCCTGGCCTTCAGAATGAACAGAAACGATTTCAGCTGGAAGAACTGAGGAAGTTTGGGGCCCAGTTCAAG cttcagcccagtaGCTCCCCTGAGACCAGCCTGGATCCTTTTCCTCCTCGGATCTTAAAGGAGGAAGccaaagggaaggaaaaggaggtCGATGGTCTGTTGACCTCAGAGCCCTTGGCATCCCCGGTCTCCTCTAAGACAGAGTCCGTATCGGATAAAGAGGACAAAACACCCCTGGTACCAGCTGGAGGCACCGAGGGGCCAGAACAGCCCCCACCACCTTGTCCAAGCCAAACTGGCAGCCCCCCAGTGGGCCTCATCAAGGGAGATGACAAGGATGAGGGCCCTGTTGCTGA ACAAGTAAAGAAATCAACGTTGAACCCTAATGCCAAGGAATTCAATCCTACAAAGCCTCTGCTATCTGTG AACAAATCCACCAGTACCCCAACTTCTCCAGGGCCCCGGACTCACTCAACTCCCTCCATCCCGGTGCTGACAGGCCAGAGCGGGCTCTACAGCCCCCAGTATATCTCCTACATACCTCAGATTCACATGGGACCAGCTGTGCAG GCGCCCCAGATGTATCCATATCCTGTATCCAATTCAGTGCCTGGGCAGCAGGGCAAGTaccggggagcaaaag GCTCTCTGCCCCCCCAGCGCTCGGACCAGCACCAGCCAGCCTCAGCCCCGCCCATGATGcaggctgccgccgccgccggcccacCCCTGGTGGCTGCCACACCATATTCTTCCTACATCCCCTACAACCCCCAGCAGTTCCCAGGCCAGCCTGCTATGATGCAACCCATGGCCCACTACCCCTCACAG CCCGTGTTTGCCCCCATGCTTCAAAGCAATCCACGCATGCTGACGTCGGGCAGCCACCCCCAGGCCATTGTGTCATCCTCCACCCCTCAGTACCCTTCTGCAGAGCAGCCCACCCCCCAAGCCCTTTATG CCACTGTTCACCAGTCCTATCCGCACCATGCCACGCAGCTCCACGCCCACCAGCCGCAGCCGGCAACCACGCCTACTGGGAGCCAGCCGCAGTCTCAGCATGCGGCCCCCAGTCCTGTCCAG CATCAGGCGGGGCAGGCCCCACACCTGGGCAGTGGACAGCCACAGCAGAATCTGTACCACCCAGGGGCCCTGACAGGCACGCCGCCCTCTCTGCCACCGGGACCTTCTGCCCAGTCCCCTCAGAGCAGCTTCCCCCAGCCAGCCGCTGTGTATGCCATCCACCCCCACCAGCAGCTGCCCCACGGCTTCACCAACATGGCCCATGTTACCCAG GCCCATGTCCAAACTGGAATCacagcagccccgccccctcaccctGGGGCTCCCCACCCGCCCCAGGTGATGCTGCTGCACCCACCCCAGAGCCATGGGGGGCCCCCCCAAGGCGCGGTGCCCCAGAGTGGGGTGCCTGCACTCTCAGCTTCCACACCCTCACCCTACCCCTACATCGGACACCCCCAAG TTCAATCTCATccctcccagcagctccccttccaccCCCCGGGGAACTGA